Proteins from one uncultured Anaeromusa sp. genomic window:
- a CDS encoding ATP-binding cassette domain-containing protein, with product MISTSNIELQFGKRVLFKDVSVKFTPGNCYGLIGANGAGKSTFLKVLSGEIEPSKGDVIITPGDRLAVLKQNHYEFDEFPVLQTVIMGHSRLYAIMEEKDALYAKPEFSDEDGMRVSELECEFAELNGWDADTEAARLLNGLGISEDLHEKLMSELDGAEKVRVLLAQALFGNPDILLLDEPTNHLDIESINWLENFLYDFPNTVIVVSHDRHFLNQVCTHIADLDFEGLQIYVGNYDFWLESSQLALQLAKDANKKKEDKMKDLQTFIQRFSANASKSKQATSRKKQLEKLTLDDIKPSSRRYPYIAFKPDREAGAQLLSVDGVSVTIEGEKVLNDVSFLVAKGDKIAFVGPDSIAKTTLFRVLAGELEPDQGEFKWGVTTTQAYFPKDNSAYFDDVTLNLVDWLRQFSRDQDETFIRGFLGRMLFSGEESQKEANVLSGGEKVRCMLSRMMVSGSNVLILDEPTNHLDLETITSLNSGLTQFEGTMLFTSHDHQFVETIANRIIEITPNGVIDRRMSYDEYLQDGEVKKQRAALYPKA from the coding sequence ATGATCAGTACAAGCAACATTGAATTGCAATTCGGCAAGCGCGTTCTTTTTAAGGACGTCTCTGTCAAGTTTACCCCAGGCAACTGTTACGGTCTCATCGGAGCCAACGGCGCTGGCAAATCGACCTTTCTCAAGGTGCTTTCCGGCGAAATCGAGCCCTCTAAAGGCGATGTCATTATCACCCCAGGCGATCGTCTAGCCGTGCTCAAACAGAACCATTACGAGTTTGACGAGTTCCCTGTTCTGCAGACCGTCATCATGGGCCATAGCCGCCTGTACGCTATTATGGAAGAAAAAGACGCGCTATATGCGAAACCAGAGTTTTCCGACGAAGACGGTATGCGCGTATCCGAGCTGGAATGCGAATTTGCCGAATTAAACGGCTGGGACGCAGACACGGAAGCCGCTCGTCTTCTCAACGGCCTCGGCATCAGCGAAGATTTGCATGAAAAGCTCATGTCCGAACTAGACGGCGCGGAAAAAGTACGGGTCCTCCTGGCGCAGGCTCTCTTCGGCAACCCTGACATTCTGCTCCTAGACGAGCCTACCAACCATTTGGACATTGAGTCCATCAACTGGCTTGAAAACTTCCTTTATGATTTTCCCAACACGGTCATTGTAGTTTCCCATGACCGCCACTTTCTCAATCAAGTCTGCACGCATATTGCTGATTTGGACTTCGAAGGCCTTCAGATTTATGTAGGCAACTACGATTTCTGGCTGGAATCCAGCCAATTGGCTCTGCAACTGGCTAAAGACGCCAACAAGAAAAAGGAAGATAAAATGAAGGACTTGCAAACCTTCATCCAGCGCTTCAGCGCTAATGCTTCTAAATCCAAGCAAGCCACTTCGCGGAAAAAGCAGCTGGAAAAGCTAACCTTGGATGATATCAAACCGTCCTCACGGCGCTACCCCTACATCGCCTTTAAGCCGGACCGTGAAGCGGGAGCTCAGCTCCTCTCTGTCGACGGCGTCAGCGTTACCATTGAAGGCGAGAAGGTACTGAATGATGTATCCTTCTTGGTGGCTAAAGGCGACAAGATCGCTTTTGTCGGCCCAGATTCCATTGCTAAAACCACATTGTTCCGCGTTCTTGCAGGCGAGCTGGAACCGGATCAAGGTGAATTCAAGTGGGGCGTAACCACGACGCAGGCATATTTTCCGAAGGACAACTCCGCCTACTTCGACGACGTCACCCTCAACCTGGTAGATTGGCTGCGCCAATTCTCCCGCGACCAGGATGAAACCTTCATCCGCGGCTTCTTAGGACGCATGCTTTTCTCCGGCGAAGAAAGCCAAAAAGAAGCCAACGTCCTCTCTGGCGGCGAAAAAGTCCGCTGCATGCTTTCCCGCATGATGGTCAGCGGCTCCAACGTCCTCATTTTGGACGAACCTACTAACCATCTGGATCTAGAAACAATCACCTCTTTAAATAGCGGTTTGACGCAGTTTGAAGGCACCATGCTCTTCACCTCGCATGACCATCAGTTCGTAGAAACCATTGCTAACCGCATTATCGAAATCACCCCCAACGGCGTCATTGACCGCCGCATGAGCTATGACGAATACCTCCAAGACGGCGAAGTAAAGAAACAGCGCGCCGCTCTCTACCCTAAAGCATAA